A single region of the Elizabethkingia sp. JS20170427COW genome encodes:
- a CDS encoding type II 3-dehydroquinate dehydratase has product MKILITNGPNLNLLGTREPSIYGNTSMEDYLVELKALYPQHEILYYQSNIEGELINRIQEDDFDALVVNFGAFTHYSYALADCLKNISKPKIEVHISNIYKREEFRQKSVTASYTDAILSGFGLKGYALAIQSLF; this is encoded by the coding sequence ATGAAAATTTTAATTACCAATGGTCCTAATCTTAATTTATTAGGAACTCGTGAACCTAGCATCTATGGAAATACCTCCATGGAAGATTATTTGGTAGAACTAAAAGCTCTTTACCCTCAACATGAAATTTTGTATTATCAATCCAATATTGAAGGTGAATTAATCAATAGAATTCAGGAAGATGATTTCGATGCTCTTGTAGTTAATTTTGGAGCTTTTACCCACTATTCTTACGCCTTAGCCGATTGTTTGAAGAATATTTCTAAACCTAAAATAGAAGTGCATATCAGCAATATTTATAAAAGAGAAGAGTTTAGACAAAAATCTGTAACAGCAAGCTACACGGATGCTATCTTGTCCGGATTCGGGTTAAAGGGATATGCGTTGGCAATACAATCTCTATTTTAA
- a CDS encoding DPP IV N-terminal domain-containing protein produces MRLIISMVLLGLGCSLSYGQQQKYTMAEAVNGLRSNLAVKNIYQASWVKKSDIFVQNVGKAYLGIDFPSQKQDTLIRLMDLQKSLGGLASMPNLQFETKEKAYFKKDSIYYVAQKDQQGWSTASVLSLPSAAENIFTFKNKKAAAFTLRNNLFFKDASGSKQISFDKDEAILNGQAVHRNEFGINKGIFIAPNEEKIAFYRMDQTMVKDYPIIDWSVVPAVNHNIKYPMAGQASHEVSLGIYDVKTNTTRFLQIEGPKDQYLISVAWAPDSRSILVGILNRDQNDLKMNQYDAVSGKFIKTIFEEKNDKYVDPQNSAFFLPNSQTEFLWLSQRDGFNHFYLYDLKKGLQKQVTSGAWEVTQMLGFNAQKSEVYFVSTKETPLERHLYKVNYKNSKITRLDKAEGMHTGVLNDLGTYLYDSYSNATTPRSANIINTQNSKITNLLTAENPLSKYANATVKNVTLKAEDGTPLYGKLMLPADFDPNKKYPTIVYLYNGPHAQLITNSFPESGNLWYDLMTQKGYIVFSMDGRGSYNRGLKFEQATFRNLGEVEMKDQLKGVDYLKSLPYVDTDRLGIHGWSYGGFMTTSFMLKYPEVFKVGVAGGPVIDWRMYEIMYTERYMDTPQTNPEGFAKANLLDKIQNLKGKLLLIHGAQDDVVVWQHSIDMLKSAVDHNVQLDYFVYPGHPHNVIGKDRVNLMQKITDYYEDYLKNKEK; encoded by the coding sequence ATGAGGTTAATAATATCTATGGTACTATTAGGCTTAGGATGTAGCCTAAGTTATGGTCAGCAACAAAAATATACCATGGCAGAGGCTGTCAATGGGCTTCGCTCTAATCTAGCGGTAAAAAATATCTATCAAGCTTCCTGGGTGAAGAAAAGCGATATCTTTGTACAAAATGTAGGAAAAGCCTACTTGGGGATAGATTTCCCTAGTCAGAAGCAAGATACTTTAATCCGTTTGATGGATTTGCAGAAGAGCTTGGGAGGATTGGCTTCTATGCCGAATTTACAGTTCGAAACTAAGGAAAAAGCGTATTTTAAAAAAGATAGCATTTACTACGTAGCTCAAAAAGATCAGCAGGGTTGGTCAACAGCTTCTGTATTAAGCCTTCCTAGTGCGGCAGAGAATATTTTCACCTTTAAAAATAAAAAAGCAGCAGCTTTTACTTTAAGAAATAATTTATTCTTTAAGGATGCTTCAGGAAGCAAGCAGATTAGCTTTGATAAAGATGAGGCAATCCTTAATGGGCAGGCTGTTCATAGAAATGAGTTCGGGATTAATAAAGGAATTTTTATCGCTCCTAACGAAGAAAAAATAGCCTTTTATCGAATGGACCAAACCATGGTGAAAGATTACCCAATTATCGATTGGTCGGTGGTTCCTGCGGTAAATCATAATATTAAATACCCTATGGCGGGACAAGCTTCTCATGAGGTAAGCTTAGGTATTTATGATGTAAAGACCAATACTACTCGTTTTTTACAGATAGAGGGACCTAAAGATCAATATCTTATTTCGGTGGCGTGGGCACCAGATAGTCGTTCAATTTTGGTAGGAATTCTTAATCGGGATCAGAATGATTTAAAGATGAACCAATACGATGCAGTGAGCGGGAAATTCATCAAAACAATTTTTGAAGAAAAGAATGATAAATATGTTGATCCACAAAATTCAGCATTCTTCTTACCAAATTCTCAAACCGAATTTTTGTGGCTAAGCCAAAGAGATGGCTTTAACCATTTTTATTTGTACGATTTAAAGAAAGGTTTGCAGAAACAAGTAACTTCAGGAGCTTGGGAAGTAACCCAAATGTTAGGATTCAACGCTCAGAAATCTGAAGTGTATTTTGTGTCCACTAAAGAAACTCCTTTGGAGAGACATCTCTATAAGGTGAATTATAAAAACTCAAAAATAACGAGACTCGATAAAGCCGAAGGAATGCATACTGGGGTTTTAAATGATTTAGGAACCTATCTTTATGATTCTTATAGCAACGCTACTACTCCAAGATCGGCTAATATTATCAATACTCAAAATTCCAAAATTACCAATCTGTTGACTGCGGAAAACCCATTAAGTAAGTATGCGAATGCTACCGTGAAAAATGTTACTTTAAAAGCAGAAGACGGAACTCCTCTTTATGGTAAATTAATGCTTCCAGCAGATTTTGACCCTAACAAAAAATATCCAACCATTGTTTATTTGTATAATGGACCTCACGCTCAGCTTATCACCAATAGCTTCCCTGAAAGTGGAAATCTTTGGTATGATTTGATGACCCAAAAAGGATATATTGTATTTTCTATGGATGGTAGGGGTTCTTATAATAGAGGGTTGAAATTTGAACAAGCAACTTTTAGAAACTTAGGAGAGGTTGAAATGAAAGATCAATTAAAAGGAGTAGATTATTTGAAATCTCTACCCTATGTAGATACAGACCGCTTAGGAATCCATGGTTGGAGTTATGGAGGGTTTATGACGACTAGTTTTATGTTGAAATACCCAGAAGTCTTTAAAGTAGGAGTAGCAGGAGGCCCTGTTATCGACTGGAGAATGTATGAAATTATGTACACCGAAAGATATATGGATACTCCACAAACCAATCCAGAAGGTTTTGCAAAGGCTAATCTGTTAGATAAAATTCAGAATTTAAAAGGAAAATTACTTTTGATTCACGGAGCTCAGGATGATGTAGTGGTATGGCAACATTCTATTGATATGTTGAAATCTGCGGTAGATCATAATGTACAATTGGATTATTTTGTTTACCCTGGCCACCCTCATAATGTTATTGGGAAAGATAGGGTAAATCTTATGCAAAAGATTACAGATTATTATGAAGACTATCTAAAAAATAAAGAAAAATAA
- a CDS encoding putative porin: MKYIFLGLVCGSSLATAQVVNKTDTNRTDADSVVINNGNQDSVKIFKPTINDYRFKTQRGDYKVFDTVFNAQKTFVFSQFNNKDNFGKVQFPNVGSRFNPMAYEQNAQQNLAVLPTGKSFNIISADEIKYYDVKTPTTSFIYHNSVSTGAVLHSQYTQNIGKNFNFAINYMGLRSKGVYQRDLAVNNNFNLAMHYLSKSGRYEAYAHYLNQNVNNEENGGIKDLNQFLGGDSRFNNRQNLEINLQNSQSQFNYRRYYIDHRYGLFAIDGKFPLKLRHLLSYELNKYYFDQTNTEAYYVTSPSNVIDDFPLNNKKYSKNFNNVIGLVFDREKFKLDAGLKYQNIILGSNHLYLNQQISPLEWKESRLGAEGNLEIKLWDQLNLNSHAEYTHGSKFGNFIKIDNALAYYPMEGFGIKGKVNFLSSAPSFNLLVNGSPYQNYNYLYSGFKNQNALEIGGELQVKWWDAKAFVNYFNIGNYAYLDSNALVQQSSSSLNISQIGGEATAHFNKFHLNARVMFQSAISNKDLLPMPNFIGRANFYYQNKFFQKVAEAQIGVKTYFFSKYNSREFSPILNEFILPGNNAYAIGGKPMIDAYINFKVKSMMFFVEAQHLDTTLIQNKHFVAPYYPGLDFRLNLGIVWYIFS, from the coding sequence ATGAAGTATATATTTTTGGGGTTGGTATGTGGCAGCTCTCTTGCTACTGCCCAAGTAGTTAACAAAACCGATACGAATCGTACAGATGCAGATTCGGTGGTAATTAACAATGGCAATCAGGATTCTGTCAAAATATTTAAACCCACTATTAACGATTATCGCTTTAAAACACAGCGAGGAGATTACAAAGTCTTCGATACGGTATTTAACGCTCAAAAAACTTTTGTATTCTCCCAGTTTAATAATAAAGACAACTTTGGGAAAGTACAATTTCCCAATGTAGGTTCTCGTTTCAACCCTATGGCGTATGAGCAAAACGCTCAACAAAATCTAGCGGTATTACCTACGGGAAAATCCTTTAACATTATCTCCGCAGATGAGATTAAGTATTACGATGTAAAAACGCCTACCACCTCTTTTATCTACCACAATTCGGTAAGTACTGGCGCGGTATTACACTCTCAATACACTCAAAATATTGGTAAAAACTTCAATTTTGCGATTAACTACATGGGACTTCGCTCAAAAGGTGTTTACCAAAGAGATCTTGCCGTAAATAACAACTTCAATCTTGCCATGCATTATCTAAGCAAATCGGGAAGATATGAAGCTTACGCACATTACCTTAACCAGAATGTAAACAATGAAGAAAACGGAGGTATTAAAGACCTTAATCAATTTTTGGGTGGAGATAGCAGGTTCAACAACCGTCAGAACTTAGAAATCAACCTTCAAAACTCACAGTCACAATTCAATTATAGAAGGTATTATATCGACCATCGTTATGGGCTTTTTGCTATCGATGGGAAATTTCCTTTGAAGTTAAGACATCTACTTTCCTACGAGCTGAACAAATATTACTTTGACCAAACCAATACAGAAGCTTATTATGTAACAAGTCCTAGCAATGTAATTGATGATTTTCCACTCAACAATAAAAAATATTCCAAAAACTTCAACAATGTTATCGGCTTGGTTTTCGATAGAGAGAAATTTAAACTAGATGCTGGTTTAAAATACCAGAATATAATCCTTGGCAGTAATCATCTTTATCTGAACCAACAAATCTCTCCTCTGGAGTGGAAGGAAAGCAGATTGGGAGCTGAAGGAAACTTAGAAATCAAGCTTTGGGATCAGCTCAACCTCAACTCTCACGCTGAATATACCCACGGAAGTAAATTTGGAAACTTCATCAAGATTGATAATGCCTTGGCTTATTATCCTATGGAAGGATTTGGGATTAAGGGAAAAGTAAACTTCCTATCCTCGGCTCCATCCTTCAACCTGTTGGTTAATGGATCTCCTTACCAAAACTACAACTACTTGTATTCTGGATTTAAAAATCAAAATGCTTTAGAAATAGGAGGAGAACTACAAGTAAAATGGTGGGATGCAAAAGCTTTTGTGAATTATTTCAACATCGGGAATTATGCTTACCTGGATTCCAACGCTTTGGTACAACAATCTAGCTCATCTCTTAACATTAGCCAAATAGGAGGAGAAGCTACTGCACATTTCAATAAATTTCACCTTAATGCAAGGGTCATGTTCCAATCGGCAATTAGCAATAAAGATCTATTACCGATGCCTAACTTTATTGGACGTGCTAATTTCTACTATCAAAATAAATTTTTTCAAAAGGTAGCAGAAGCACAGATAGGGGTAAAAACTTATTTTTTCTCTAAATACAACTCTCGAGAATTTTCTCCTATCCTAAATGAATTTATCCTACCAGGAAACAACGCTTACGCTATAGGAGGGAAACCTATGATAGATGCTTACATCAATTTTAAAGTAAAAAGTATGATGTTCTTTGTAGAAGCCCAACACTTGGACACTACCCTTATCCAAAATAAGCATTTTGTAGCTCCTTACTATCCTGGGTTAGATTTTAGACTCAACTTAGGGATTGTTTGGTATATCTTCTCTTAG